One window of the Salmo trutta chromosome 35, fSalTru1.1, whole genome shotgun sequence genome contains the following:
- the LOC115175175 gene encoding all-trans retinoic acid-induced differentiation factor isoform X2, producing MLQMKVCHLCNGTVQNGTALGQFCSASAGLIDGCCCLLRKGNTSNADYIIGLDLSNCSLSHVEDLREASTAAMIDISLNPIVQLNNSLFQGFIQLDNLFLPVNLACPGGNASWDKVEVKGETRHCEGQKDICNQTGHLSLNCPENSLCAAYGPGFFECSCIDDFHGYKCLREGKFPIVKVFGLLGASTVLVSILLWVTQRRKVKSV from the exons GTATGCCACCTCTGCAACGGAACGGTGCAGAATGGCACCGCTCTGGGCCAGTTCTGTTCCGCGTCTGCGGGTTTGATTGACGGATGCTGCTGCCTGCTGCGAAAGGGAAACACCAGCAACGCGGACTATATCATCGG GTTGGACCTATCAAACTGTTCTCTAAGTCATGTCGAGGACCTCCGAGAGGCATCAACAGCTGCAATGAT AGATATCTCACTGAACCCCATAGTTCAACTGAACAATTCACTGTTTCAAGGCTTCATCCAGTTGGATAACCT GTTTCTGCCTGTCAACCTGGCCTGTCCAGGAGGCAATGCATCATGGGATAAAGTGGAGGTTAAAGGAGAGACACGTCACTGTGAAGGACAGAAGGACATCTGCAACCAGACTGGACATCTGT CGTTGAATTGCCCTGAGAACTCCCTCTGTGCAGCGTACGGTCCGGGCTTCTTTGAGTGTAGCTGTATAGACGACTTCCATGGATACAAGTGTCTTCGAGAG GGGAAATTCCCTATAGTCAAGGTGTTCGGGCTTCTAGGAGCCTCTACAGTCTTGGTCTCCATCCTGCTATGGGTCACCCAGAGACGCAAGGTGAAATCTGTCTGA